The following are encoded in a window of Citrobacter freundii genomic DNA:
- a CDS encoding TetR/AcrR family transcriptional regulator — translation MARPKSEDKKLALLEAATIAFAQSGIAASTAVIARNAGVAEGTLFRYFATKDDLINELYLHLKHDMCQSMMANLDRSVTDAKTMIHFIWNSYISWGLHHTAGHRAIRQLAVSEKITKETEQRAEDMFPELRDFCHRSVRPEFMSDEYRAFGDAFFLSLAETTMEFATRTPARADEYIAMGFETMWRALTREEK, via the coding sequence GTGGCTCGTCCGAAGAGTGAAGATAAAAAATTGGCATTACTGGAAGCAGCAACCATAGCATTTGCGCAGTCCGGCATTGCGGCCTCTACCGCCGTCATTGCCCGCAATGCAGGCGTTGCTGAGGGAACTTTGTTTCGCTATTTCGCGACAAAAGATGACCTCATCAACGAACTTTACCTCCATTTAAAGCACGATATGTGCCAGTCAATGATGGCCAATCTGGACCGTTCAGTGACCGATGCCAAAACCATGATTCACTTCATCTGGAATAGCTACATTAGCTGGGGCCTGCATCACACCGCCGGACATCGCGCCATCCGTCAGCTTGCCGTCAGCGAGAAAATCACCAAAGAAACCGAGCAACGGGCTGAGGATATGTTCCCCGAACTGCGTGATTTTTGTCATCGCTCGGTGCGCCCGGAGTTTATGTCCGACGAGTATCGCGCCTTTGGTGACGCGTTTTTTCTGTCACTGGCTGAAACCACAATGGAATTTGCTACCCGCACCCCTGCCCGCGCCGATGAATACATTGCCATGGGGTTTGAAACCATGTGGCGCGCCCTCACCCGCGAGGAAAAATAA
- the entD gene encoding enterobactin synthase subunit EntD, producing MHTTHIPLSFASHTLHLVEFAPDSLHEHDLLWLPHYAQLAACGRKRQAEHLAGRIAAVHALREYGSKAVPGIGERRQPLWPPGLFGSISHSASTALAVVSPRPIGLDIDAIFTPDTAAELADSIIDHHEQQVLQGCPVPFPLALTLAFSAKESVYKAFSAQTRGLPGFASAKIIALTATHLTVQIMPSFSANLGGLNVNVRWASRDNSVITLCDATF from the coding sequence ATGCACACAACCCACATTCCACTGTCCTTCGCCAGCCATACGCTGCATCTCGTTGAATTTGCCCCCGACAGCCTGCATGAACACGATCTGCTGTGGCTTCCTCATTACGCTCAGCTCGCAGCCTGCGGGCGTAAACGACAAGCGGAGCATTTAGCGGGGCGTATTGCCGCCGTCCATGCGCTGAGAGAATATGGCAGTAAAGCCGTGCCCGGCATCGGCGAACGCCGCCAACCGCTGTGGCCACCGGGTCTGTTTGGCAGCATCAGCCATAGCGCCTCGACCGCGTTAGCAGTTGTCTCGCCGCGCCCCATAGGGCTAGACATTGACGCTATTTTTACACCCGACACCGCTGCCGAACTGGCTGACAGCATTATCGACCACCATGAACAACAGGTTTTGCAAGGTTGCCCGGTCCCCTTTCCGCTCGCCTTAACCCTGGCGTTCTCCGCCAAAGAGAGCGTATATAAAGCGTTCAGTGCGCAAACTCGCGGACTGCCGGGCTTTGCCAGCGCCAAAATCATCGCCCTCACCGCCACGCACTTAACGGTGCAAATCATGCCATCATTTTCGGCAAACCTCGGCGGATTGAACGTCAACGTGCGCTGGGCCTCTCGCGATAACAGCGTCATTACCCTGTGTGACGCTACTTTTTAA
- a CDS encoding RamA family antibiotic efflux transcriptional regulator produces MTISAQVIETIVEWIDDNLNQPLRIDDIARHAGYSKWHLQRLFMQYKGESLGRYIRERKLLLAARDLRDTDQKVYDICLKYGFDSQQTFTRIFTRTFSQPPGAYRKENHSRTH; encoded by the coding sequence ATGACGATTTCTGCACAAGTTATCGAGACGATTGTCGAATGGATTGATGATAATTTGAATCAACCATTGCGCATTGATGATATTGCCCGCCACGCGGGATATTCAAAATGGCATCTGCAGCGTCTGTTTATGCAGTATAAAGGCGAGAGCCTTGGGCGCTACATTCGCGAGCGTAAGCTGCTGCTGGCGGCGCGTGATTTGCGTGATACCGACCAGAAAGTGTACGATATCTGCCTGAAGTACGGCTTCGATTCGCAACAAACCTTTACGCGTATCTTCACCCGTACGTTCAGCCAGCCACCTGGGGCGTACCGCAAAGAAAACCACAGCCGTACGCATTAA
- a CDS encoding TonB-dependent siderophore receptor: protein MNNKIHSLALLVNLGIYGIALPAMAEDKTDSTAVSHEDTIVVTAAQQNLQAPGVSTITADEIRKNPPARDVAEIIRTMPGVNLTGNSTSGQRGNNRQIDIRGMGPENTLILIDGKPVTSRNSVRQGWRGERDTRGDTAWVAPEMIERIEVLRGPAAARYGNGAAGGVVNIITKKGSNEWHGSWNTYFNAPEHKEEGATKRTNFSLNGPLGGDFSFRLNGNLDKTQADAWDINEGHQSARTGSYADTMPAGREGVKNKDINGLLRWDFAPMQSLEFEAGYSRQGNLYAGDTQNTNNDNKTSGLVKKYYGKETNRMYRQNYALTWNGGWDNGITTSNWAQYEHTRNSRLGEGLAGGLEGLFNSNQFTDTDLADVTLHSEISIPFDLWVNQNLTLGTEWNQQRMKDMTSNTQTFMGGNIPGASSTDRSPYSDAEIFSLFAENNMELTDSTMLTPGLRFDHHSIVGDNWSPSLNLSQGLGDDFTLKMGIARAYKAPSLYQTNPNYILYSKGQGCYATGSASGIGCYMMGNDDLKAETSINKEIGLEFKRDGWLAGVTWFRNDYRNKIEAGTVPQSRTSITKKNPTTGKTTTTYTDIYQWENVPKAVVEGLEGTLNVPVSETVNWTNNITYMLQSKNKETGERLSIIPEYTLNSTLSWQAREDLSLQSTFTWYGKQQPKKYDYQGKPVTGSSAQEVSPYSIVGLSATWDVTKTVSLTGGVDNVFDKRLWREGNAQTTSDIKTGDYMAGAGAYTYNEPGRTWYMSVNTHF from the coding sequence ATGAACAACAAGATTCATTCACTGGCCTTATTGGTCAATTTAGGGATTTACGGGATAGCGCTGCCAGCCATGGCAGAAGATAAAACCGATAGCACCGCCGTCTCGCATGAAGATACCATCGTCGTTACCGCCGCCCAGCAGAACCTGCAGGCGCCAGGTGTTTCCACCATCACCGCTGATGAAATCCGTAAGAATCCTCCCGCGCGCGATGTGGCGGAAATCATCCGTACCATGCCTGGCGTTAACCTGACCGGTAACTCAACCAGCGGCCAGCGCGGCAACAACCGTCAGATTGATATTCGCGGCATGGGGCCAGAAAACACCCTGATTCTGATCGACGGCAAGCCGGTCACCAGCCGCAACTCCGTACGTCAGGGCTGGCGCGGTGAGCGTGATACCCGTGGCGATACCGCCTGGGTTGCACCGGAAATGATTGAGCGCATTGAAGTGCTGCGTGGTCCTGCTGCGGCGCGTTACGGCAACGGCGCTGCAGGTGGTGTGGTGAATATCATCACTAAAAAAGGCAGCAACGAGTGGCATGGGTCCTGGAATACCTATTTCAACGCCCCGGAACACAAAGAAGAAGGCGCCACCAAACGCACCAACTTTAGTCTGAATGGCCCACTGGGCGGAGATTTCAGCTTCCGACTGAACGGTAATCTTGATAAAACGCAGGCCGATGCCTGGGACATCAACGAGGGTCATCAATCTGCACGTACGGGGTCATACGCCGATACCATGCCCGCGGGTCGTGAAGGGGTAAAAAACAAAGACATCAACGGCCTGCTGCGTTGGGATTTTGCGCCAATGCAATCGCTGGAATTTGAAGCGGGTTACAGCCGTCAGGGCAATCTGTACGCTGGCGATACCCAGAATACTAACAACGATAACAAAACCAGTGGGCTGGTAAAAAAATACTACGGTAAAGAAACCAACCGTATGTACCGCCAGAATTATGCGCTGACATGGAATGGCGGCTGGGACAACGGCATTACCACCAGCAACTGGGCGCAATACGAACACACCCGTAACTCTCGTTTGGGTGAAGGTCTGGCAGGCGGTCTTGAAGGGCTGTTTAACAGTAATCAATTTACCGACACTGACCTGGCAGATGTCACCCTGCACAGCGAAATCAGCATTCCATTCGATTTGTGGGTTAATCAGAACCTGACGCTTGGTACCGAGTGGAACCAGCAGCGTATGAAAGATATGACGTCCAATACCCAGACCTTTATGGGCGGAAACATACCCGGCGCCAGCAGCACCGATCGCAGCCCCTATTCAGACGCAGAGATCTTCTCCCTGTTTGCTGAAAACAACATGGAGCTGACCGACAGCACCATGCTAACGCCGGGCCTGCGTTTCGATCACCACAGTATCGTGGGCGATAACTGGAGTCCGTCGCTGAACCTGTCTCAGGGTCTGGGCGACGACTTTACCCTGAAAATGGGCATCGCGCGGGCCTATAAAGCGCCGAGCCTGTACCAGACTAACCCGAATTATATTTTGTACAGCAAAGGCCAGGGGTGCTATGCCACCGGTTCTGCCAGCGGTATTGGCTGCTACATGATGGGTAACGATGACCTGAAAGCCGAAACCAGTATCAACAAAGAGATTGGTCTGGAGTTCAAACGTGACGGCTGGCTGGCTGGCGTTACCTGGTTCCGCAACGATTATCGTAACAAGATCGAGGCGGGAACTGTACCGCAAAGCAGAACATCAATTACCAAGAAAAACCCGACTACCGGTAAAACAACAACAACCTACACCGATATTTATCAGTGGGAAAACGTGCCTAAAGCGGTGGTAGAAGGCCTGGAAGGGACGTTGAACGTGCCGGTGAGCGAGACCGTCAACTGGACCAACAACATCACCTACATGCTGCAGAGTAAGAATAAAGAGACCGGCGAACGCCTGTCGATTATTCCTGAGTATACACTGAACTCCACGCTGAGCTGGCAGGCACGCGAGGATCTGTCCTTGCAGTCCACCTTCACCTGGTATGGCAAACAGCAGCCGAAGAAATACGATTATCAGGGTAAACCGGTCACCGGCAGTTCAGCTCAGGAAGTCAGCCCGTACAGCATTGTCGGTCTGAGCGCGACCTGGGATGTGACCAAAACCGTCAGCCTGACCGGCGGTGTGGATAACGTCTTTGACAAACGTCTGTGGCGCGAAGGTAATGCCCAAACCACCAGCGATATCAAAACTGGCGACTATATGGCGGGCGCAGGCGCGTACACCTATAACGAACCGGGCCGCACCTGGTATATGAGCGTTAACACGCACTTCTGA
- a CDS encoding YbdK family carboxylate-amine ligase — MSLPDFHVSEPFTLGIELEMQVVNPPGYDLSQDSSRLIDTVKPQLTAGEVKHDITESMLEMATGVCRNIDQAAAEFSAMQQTILQTAAEYHLDICGGGTHPFQTWRRQEVCDDERYRRNLENFGYLIQQATVFGQHVHIGCTHGDDAIYLLHGLSRFVPHFIALSAASPYMQEADTRFACARLNIFSGFPDNGPMPWVNNWQEFEGLFRRLAYTSLVDSIKDLHWDIRPSPHFGTVEVRVMDTPLTLEHAINMAGLIQATAHWLLKERPFKHQERDYLLYKFNRFQACRFGLEGIVTDVHTGTHHRLADDTLRLLELVAPSADKVGAASAIDALHQQVKNGHNEAQRMRDFVADGGSLSGLVKKHCEIWAGR; from the coding sequence ATGTCACTACCCGACTTTCATGTCTCCGAACCGTTTACATTGGGCATTGAGCTGGAAATGCAGGTGGTTAATCCGCCAGGCTATGACCTGAGCCAGGACTCTTCCCGACTGATTGACACCGTAAAACCGCAGCTCACCGCCGGAGAAGTGAAGCACGATATCACCGAAAGTATGCTGGAGATGGCAACCGGCGTCTGTCGTAATATTGATCAAGCGGCAGCAGAGTTTTCCGCCATGCAGCAGACAATCCTGCAGACCGCGGCGGAGTATCACCTCGACATCTGCGGCGGCGGCACTCACCCGTTTCAGACATGGCGGCGTCAGGAGGTGTGCGATGACGAGCGCTACCGGCGCAACCTGGAGAACTTTGGTTATCTCATCCAGCAGGCAACGGTGTTTGGCCAGCATGTTCACATAGGTTGTACCCACGGCGACGACGCCATTTACCTGCTGCACGGCCTGTCACGCTTTGTGCCGCATTTTATTGCGCTCTCTGCCGCCTCACCGTATATGCAAGAAGCCGATACGCGATTTGCCTGTGCTCGACTCAATATCTTCTCAGGATTTCCCGATAACGGTCCGATGCCGTGGGTTAACAACTGGCAGGAGTTTGAGGGATTATTTCGTCGACTGGCCTACACCAGCCTCGTTGACAGCATTAAGGATTTGCACTGGGACATCCGCCCCAGTCCGCACTTTGGCACGGTAGAAGTTCGCGTAATGGACACCCCGCTCACCCTCGAGCATGCGATCAACATGGCCGGGCTCATTCAGGCTACGGCCCACTGGTTGTTGAAAGAGCGTCCCTTCAAACATCAGGAGCGTGATTACCTGCTGTATAAATTTAACCGTTTTCAGGCCTGCCGCTTTGGTCTGGAGGGGATCGTTACCGACGTGCATACCGGCACTCATCACCGACTGGCGGATGACACACTTCGATTGCTGGAGCTTGTCGCCCCCTCGGCGGATAAAGTGGGTGCCGCCAGTGCCATTGACGCCTTACACCAGCAGGTAAAAAATGGGCACAACGAAGCACAGCGCATGCGTGATTTTGTGGCCGATGGCGGATCGCTAAGCGGACTGGTGAAAAAACATTGTGAGATCTGGGCGGGGCGTTAA
- the fes gene encoding enterochelin esterase: MTVTALMMGSEAWWQSKNGPEWVREDSGDYRVTFWWRDPQGTEKHSTIRRVWVYITGVTDHHQNAVPQSMQRIDGTDVWCWSITLNARWRGSYCFIPSARDDIFATLNAGDTPDRTLLREGWRQLLPQAIADPLNPQSWQGGRGHAVSALEMPDAPVQPGWDSPQPPDSPALCLQWHSERLGNTRRVWVFTTGEANPGERPLAVLLDGQFWAHSMPVWPALTSLTQRHQLPPAVYLLIDAIDTPHRSRELPCNADFWLAVQQELLPLVNATAAFSDDPQRTVVAGQSFGGLSSLYAGLNWPERFGCVLSQSGSYWWPHRAGHQDGIVIEQLRAGTLSAQGLRIVLEAGIREPIIFRANQALFAQLPHAPRSIFWRQVEGGHDALCWRGGLMHGLMTLWQPLTDTI, encoded by the coding sequence ATGACGGTGACGGCGTTAATGATGGGAAGCGAGGCGTGGTGGCAGTCAAAAAATGGCCCGGAATGGGTGCGTGAGGACAGCGGCGATTACCGCGTGACGTTTTGGTGGCGTGACCCGCAGGGAACGGAAAAACACTCAACAATTCGTCGCGTGTGGGTCTACATTACCGGCGTGACCGACCACCATCAAAATGCCGTTCCCCAGTCGATGCAACGTATTGACGGTACAGATGTTTGGTGCTGGAGCATTACCCTGAACGCCCGCTGGCGCGGCAGTTACTGTTTCATCCCTTCTGCACGAGACGACATTTTTGCCACGTTGAACGCAGGCGACACTCCGGACAGAACGTTACTACGCGAAGGCTGGCGACAGCTGCTGCCGCAGGCCATCGCCGATCCCCTCAATCCTCAAAGCTGGCAAGGCGGGCGCGGGCATGCGGTCTCAGCGCTGGAAATGCCCGACGCCCCCGTTCAGCCTGGCTGGGACAGTCCCCAACCTCCGGATTCACCAGCGCTTTGCTTGCAATGGCACAGCGAAAGGTTAGGTAATACGCGCCGCGTGTGGGTGTTTACCACAGGCGAGGCAAATCCCGGGGAACGTCCGCTGGCAGTCCTGCTGGACGGACAGTTTTGGGCGCACAGCATGCCGGTCTGGCCCGCGCTGACCTCACTGACCCAGCGACATCAGCTCCCCCCTGCCGTTTATCTCCTAATTGATGCCATCGATACGCCTCATCGCAGTCGCGAGCTGCCGTGCAATGCCGATTTCTGGCTGGCGGTACAACAGGAGTTACTGCCGCTGGTGAACGCGACTGCCGCGTTCAGTGACGATCCGCAGCGCACGGTCGTCGCCGGGCAAAGCTTTGGGGGATTGTCCTCGCTGTATGCCGGTCTGAACTGGCCGGAACGTTTTGGCTGCGTGCTCAGTCAGTCCGGATCTTACTGGTGGCCGCATCGCGCAGGGCATCAGGATGGGATCGTGATTGAACAACTGAGGGCAGGAACGTTGAGCGCGCAGGGGCTGCGTATTGTTCTGGAAGCCGGAATTCGTGAACCGATTATTTTTCGCGCCAATCAGGCGCTCTTCGCACAGTTACCGCATGCACCACGGTCTATTTTCTGGCGTCAGGTTGAAGGTGGACACGACGCGCTTTGCTGGCGCGGCGGCTTAATGCACGGGCTGATGACGCTCTGGCAGCCGCTCACCGACACGATTTAA
- a CDS encoding alpha/beta hydrolase, with protein MGGHLSGTVEVYDPVARHLATATGNTVVSVDYRRSPENPYPAGLSDAKAAVESVYSVLERQHIPYQRQLTLVGDSGGGAFSATLAESLSRHQPGLINRLVLIYPSLDYTLDWPSVKENGTGKLLDESKIRWYFQQYFQNDEDRKLASPLYFPLRKDFPATLLFSGGLDPLRDENFAFVAKLQAEGIPVQHVHFPGMTHAYLMLEDKVPQEAQATYQAIGEFVKK; from the coding sequence ATGGGCGGACACCTGAGTGGAACAGTGGAGGTCTACGATCCCGTAGCCCGGCATCTGGCGACGGCAACCGGCAACACGGTGGTGTCGGTCGACTATCGGCGGTCACCGGAAAACCCGTATCCGGCGGGTCTCTCCGATGCCAAAGCCGCTGTTGAAAGTGTCTATTCAGTGCTCGAGCGTCAGCACATTCCCTATCAGCGTCAACTGACCCTTGTCGGTGACAGCGGTGGCGGTGCTTTCAGCGCAACGCTCGCCGAGTCGCTTTCCCGTCATCAGCCGGGGCTGATTAATCGGCTGGTGCTGATCTACCCGAGTCTGGATTACACGTTAGACTGGCCGTCCGTGAAGGAAAATGGCACAGGGAAACTGCTCGATGAAAGCAAAATACGCTGGTACTTCCAGCAGTATTTCCAGAATGATGAAGATCGTAAACTGGCATCGCCGCTCTATTTTCCATTGCGTAAAGATTTTCCGGCCACATTACTCTTTAGCGGCGGGCTGGATCCGTTGCGCGATGAGAATTTTGCCTTTGTTGCCAAACTGCAGGCTGAGGGCATTCCCGTACAGCACGTTCACTTTCCGGGGATGACCCATGCCTATCTGATGCTGGAAGATAAAGTCCCGCAGGAAGCGCAGGCCACGTATCAGGCGATTGGTGAGTTTGTTAAAAAGTAG
- a CDS encoding MmcQ/YjbR family DNA-binding protein, whose product MDGQTLHVCAKRLALELPFTEHCWPFGPEYDVFKVGGKIFMLVSEHHGRPLVNLKSDPQKSLLNQQIYPSIEPGYHMNKKHWISVYPGDDITESLLADLVNDSWHRVVDGLPKRDQKRLRPV is encoded by the coding sequence ATGGACGGTCAGACATTACATGTGTGCGCAAAACGCCTTGCGCTTGAACTGCCGTTTACCGAACACTGCTGGCCGTTTGGCCCGGAATACGACGTATTTAAGGTCGGCGGCAAGATTTTTATGCTGGTCTCAGAGCATCACGGACGCCCGCTGGTCAACCTGAAGTCAGACCCGCAAAAGTCGCTGCTCAATCAGCAGATCTACCCCAGTATCGAACCCGGTTACCACATGAATAAAAAGCACTGGATTTCAGTTTATCCCGGTGACGATATTACCGAGTCCTTACTGGCAGACCTGGTGAATGACTCGTGGCATCGGGTGGTGGACGGCCTGCCTAAGCGGGATCAAAAACGCCTGCGTCCCGTCTGA
- a CDS encoding MBL fold metallo-hydrolase: MRRLTVCVVVIMLIAAAASLPFVLNAGFGQAPQGAQLSEVEQSPHYRDGQFHNQVPTLGYTGNKSMLAAWWEFLVAKRENARPAQPLPLVATELARLSPQQDTLVWLGHSSWYLQLAGQRILIDPVLSNYAAPFSFLNKAFAGEYPWTAQNMPEIDLLIISHDHYDHLDLATIKALMPKIKRVITPLGVGSHLRYWGMNSEIIEERDWNQSVRVTDSLIVHVLPARHFSGRGIKRNQTLWASFMLETPEQNIYYSGDSGYGPHFKAIGEQFGTVDVAIMENGQYDQDWKFIHMMPEETAQASADLHAKAVVPGHAGRFVLAKHSWDDPYKRLALASRLKDYRLLTPMLGEPVVLSEPDQPFTAWWQPAAQ, translated from the coding sequence ATGAGGCGTCTCACCGTTTGTGTGGTTGTTATTATGCTCATTGCTGCAGCTGCAAGTTTACCGTTTGTACTCAATGCCGGATTCGGTCAGGCGCCGCAAGGGGCACAACTGAGTGAGGTTGAACAGTCACCGCACTATCGTGACGGACAGTTTCATAATCAGGTGCCCACGCTGGGTTACACCGGCAACAAAAGCATGCTGGCAGCCTGGTGGGAATTTCTGGTCGCGAAGCGCGAAAATGCCCGCCCTGCGCAACCATTGCCGCTGGTGGCAACCGAACTCGCGCGTCTGTCACCGCAGCAGGATACTCTCGTCTGGCTGGGTCATTCCTCGTGGTATTTGCAGCTGGCGGGTCAACGCATTCTGATCGACCCGGTATTGAGCAACTACGCTGCGCCGTTTTCATTTCTGAATAAAGCCTTTGCCGGGGAGTATCCGTGGACGGCTCAAAACATGCCCGAAATCGATCTGCTCATCATCTCGCACGACCACTATGACCATCTGGATCTTGCCACCATAAAGGCGTTGATGCCGAAGATTAAGCGGGTGATTACGCCGCTTGGCGTCGGGTCGCATCTGCGGTACTGGGGAATGAACAGCGAGATAATTGAAGAGCGGGACTGGAATCAGTCCGTCAGAGTGACGGACTCACTGATTGTGCATGTCCTGCCGGCACGGCATTTTTCAGGGCGCGGCATCAAGCGTAACCAGACCCTGTGGGCCAGCTTTATGTTGGAAACGCCAGAGCAAAATATTTATTACAGTGGAGACTCCGGCTACGGGCCGCATTTTAAAGCGATTGGCGAACAGTTCGGCACGGTCGATGTGGCGATTATGGAGAACGGTCAATATGACCAGGACTGGAAGTTCATTCATATGATGCCGGAAGAGACCGCGCAGGCATCCGCCGATCTCCATGCCAAAGCCGTTGTGCCCGGTCATGCCGGTCGTTTTGTACTGGCGAAACATAGCTGGGACGATCCCTACAAGCGTCTGGCGCTGGCCAGCCGTCTCAAAGATTACCGTCTGCTGACGCCGATGCTGGGTGAGCCGGTAGTACTGTCCGAACCGGACCAACCGTTCACGGCCTGGTGGCAGCCAGCGGCTCAATGA
- a CDS encoding GNAT family N-acetyltransferase, which yields MPEINLYGQTVGDALPDWNGASVLPRVVLEGRYCRLEVLDADSHAADLFDAYAQAPDERDWTWLASERPTSVAVAAHWVKGKSTDAGLVPYAVIDLRSGRAVGLVCFMAMDRENGSVEIGHVTWSPRMKNTVLGTETVWLLLRQAFALGYRRVEWKCDSLNDASRRAAERLGFVFEGRFRQKIVRKGRNRDSDWLSMIDGEWPQRDAVLQRWLAAENFDAQGQQRQSLAACRQG from the coding sequence GTGCCGGAAATTAATCTGTATGGACAGACGGTAGGCGATGCCCTGCCGGACTGGAATGGGGCGTCAGTGCTGCCTCGGGTTGTGCTGGAAGGGCGATATTGCCGTCTTGAGGTGCTGGATGCAGACAGCCATGCCGCCGATTTATTTGACGCCTATGCGCAAGCGCCGGACGAACGTGACTGGACCTGGCTTGCCAGCGAGCGGCCGACGAGCGTTGCGGTAGCGGCCCACTGGGTAAAAGGAAAATCTACTGACGCCGGGTTGGTTCCCTACGCGGTTATCGATTTGCGCTCGGGGCGCGCCGTCGGGCTGGTGTGCTTTATGGCGATGGACCGCGAGAACGGCTCGGTCGAAATTGGTCATGTAACCTGGTCGCCGCGGATGAAAAATACGGTGCTGGGGACGGAAACCGTCTGGCTGCTGCTGCGTCAGGCATTTGCCCTCGGGTATCGTCGTGTGGAGTGGAAATGTGACTCGCTGAACGATGCGTCGCGACGGGCGGCAGAACGCTTAGGTTTTGTTTTTGAAGGACGTTTTCGCCAGAAAATTGTGCGCAAGGGCCGTAACCGCGACAGCGACTGGCTATCGATGATTGACGGTGAATGGCCACAACGTGATGCCGTTTTACAACGCTGGCTGGCCGCGGAAAACTTTGATGCGCAGGGTCAGCAGCGTCAGTCGCTGGCTGCGTGTCGGCAGGGATAA
- a CDS encoding DUF1158 domain-containing protein — translation MKHPLESLMTAAGILLLAFLSCLLLPAPSLGLVLAQKLVATLHLMDLNQFYTLLFCLWFLLLGVIEYFILRFIWRRWFSLAD, via the coding sequence ATGAAACACCCGCTTGAATCACTGATGACCGCCGCCGGGATCCTGCTGTTGGCCTTTCTGTCCTGCCTGCTGCTGCCCGCGCCTTCGCTTGGCCTGGTGCTGGCGCAAAAACTCGTCGCCACTTTACATTTGATGGATCTTAACCAGTTTTATACGTTGCTATTTTGCTTGTGGTTTTTACTGCTTGGGGTGATTGAGTATTTTATTCTGCGTTTTATCTGGCGACGCTGGTTCTCGCTGGCGGATTAG
- a CDS encoding MbtH family protein, whose protein sequence is MEFSNPFDNPQGQFYILQNPQRQFSLWPQQCSLPAGWAIACEPQSQEACQQWLAENWTTLTPANYADVQEAE, encoded by the coding sequence ATGGAATTCAGTAACCCTTTCGATAACCCGCAGGGGCAGTTTTACATTCTGCAAAACCCCCAACGTCAGTTTAGCCTTTGGCCGCAGCAGTGCTCGCTTCCTGCTGGCTGGGCCATCGCATGCGAACCGCAATCCCAGGAAGCCTGCCAGCAATGGCTTGCGGAAAACTGGACCACGCTAACACCTGCAAATTATGCCGATGTACAGGAGGCAGAATGA
- the nfsB gene encoding oxygen-insensitive NAD(P)H nitroreductase, translating to MDIVSVALKRYSTKAFDPTKKLTAEQAEKLKTLLQFSPSSTNSQPWHFIVASTDEGKARVAKAAAGGFVFNERKILDASHVVVFCAKTAMDDAWLERVVDQEEVDGRFATPEAKAANHKGRTFFADLHRKELKDDAHWMAKQVYLNVGNFLLGVAAMDLDAVPIEGFDAAVLDAEFGLQDKGFTSVVIVPVGHHSVEDFNAALPKSRLPQETTLTEV from the coding sequence ATGGATATTGTTTCTGTCGCCTTAAAACGCTACTCCACCAAGGCATTCGATCCGACCAAAAAACTGACCGCTGAGCAGGCAGAAAAATTAAAAACGCTGCTGCAGTTCAGTCCGTCCAGCACCAACTCGCAGCCGTGGCATTTTATCGTGGCCAGCACTGACGAAGGCAAAGCGCGCGTAGCCAAAGCCGCCGCCGGCGGTTTTGTGTTCAACGAACGTAAAATCCTCGACGCGTCCCACGTCGTAGTGTTCTGCGCCAAAACAGCGATGGACGATGCTTGGCTGGAACGTGTAGTGGATCAAGAAGAAGTCGATGGTCGTTTCGCCACGCCGGAAGCCAAAGCCGCCAACCACAAAGGCCGAACCTTCTTTGCCGATCTGCACCGCAAAGAGCTCAAAGATGATGCGCACTGGATGGCAAAACAGGTGTACCTGAACGTCGGTAACTTCCTGTTAGGCGTGGCTGCAATGGATCTCGATGCGGTACCCATCGAAGGCTTTGATGCCGCGGTTCTCGATGCAGAATTTGGTCTGCAAGATAAAGGATTCACCAGCGTGGTTATCGTCCCGGTGGGCCACCACAGCGTAGAAGACTTCAACGCCGCGCTGCCAAAATCACGTCTGCCGCAGGAAACTACCCTGACGGAAGTCTGA